The following are from one region of the Jatrophihabitans telluris genome:
- a CDS encoding DinB family protein: MTDATARWTKATKYADMWIDPGEDPRAKPATGTDERSVLLDYLSRYRLTLEMKCADLDAAQLASRSVPPSTMSLLGMVRHMAEVERSWFRRVMDRQDAPPLYSTDAARDADWDGAVADEAVVAQAWQAWRDEVTFAEEYLARTPDLATMGDRHGKPLPLRDILVHMIEEYARHCGHADLLRECIDGRIGQ; encoded by the coding sequence ATGACCGACGCGACCGCTCGATGGACCAAGGCCACGAAGTACGCCGACATGTGGATCGATCCCGGCGAGGATCCGCGAGCCAAACCGGCAACCGGAACCGACGAGCGCAGTGTGCTGCTGGACTACCTGAGTCGATACCGGCTGACCCTGGAAATGAAATGCGCCGACCTGGACGCCGCGCAACTGGCCAGCCGGTCGGTTCCGCCCTCGACCATGTCGCTACTCGGGATGGTGCGTCACATGGCCGAGGTGGAGCGCTCCTGGTTCCGGCGGGTGATGGACCGCCAGGACGCCCCGCCGCTCTACTCAACCGACGCGGCGCGCGACGCCGACTGGGACGGTGCCGTCGCCGACGAGGCCGTGGTGGCCCAGGCGTGGCAGGCATGGCGCGATGAGGTCACCTTCGCCGAGGAGTACCTGGCGCGGACGCCCGACCTTGCGACTATGGGCGACCGTCACGGGAAACCTCTACCGCTACGGGACATTCTCGTTCACATGATCGAGGAGTACGCGCGTCACTGCGGGCATGCCGACCTGTTGCGCGAGTGCATCGACGGTCGTATCGGGCAGTGA
- a CDS encoding MmcQ/YjbR family DNA-binding protein has protein sequence MAEAEDVRRIALSLPRAVEIDSEGFDFRVDNKGFVWSYPERVPGRRRVIRSDIAVLFVGDEAEKQALLLGEPDLFFTTPAYDGWPLVMLRLSEVDTVRLTELVTDAWRMRAPADPAR, from the coding sequence GTGGCTGAGGCCGAGGACGTACGCCGGATCGCCCTTTCCCTTCCGCGCGCGGTGGAAATCGACAGCGAAGGATTTGATTTCCGTGTCGACAACAAGGGGTTCGTGTGGTCCTACCCGGAGCGGGTTCCGGGCAGACGGCGTGTCATCCGCTCCGATATCGCCGTGCTGTTCGTGGGTGACGAGGCCGAGAAGCAGGCTCTGCTGCTAGGGGAACCCGATCTGTTCTTCACCACCCCGGCCTACGACGGGTGGCCGCTGGTCATGCTGCGGCTGAGCGAAGTCGACACCGTCCGGCTCACCGAACTCGTCACCGACGCCTGGCGGATGCGTGCGCCCGCTGATCCCGCCCGCTGA
- a CDS encoding acyltransferase, which translates to MNSALRGLAGRVRWWWPRQRHALLDFLLTSVIGARWISRTTRPALLRAVGLDVSKNVTFESGVVIRAGRALHVGPYSFVNTECVLDLQESITIGSNVHLAHRVMLLTVSHEAGGPQRRAGDLAARPIVVEDGCWLGASVVVLPGVRIARGCIVAAGAVVVADTEPDGLYAGVPAARVRELSTA; encoded by the coding sequence ATGAACTCGGCACTGCGCGGTCTGGCCGGCCGGGTCCGGTGGTGGTGGCCCCGGCAGCGGCACGCTCTGCTCGACTTCCTGCTGACCTCGGTCATCGGTGCGCGCTGGATCTCCCGGACCACCCGTCCCGCCCTGCTCCGGGCCGTGGGTCTGGACGTGAGCAAGAACGTCACCTTCGAGTCCGGTGTGGTGATCCGCGCCGGCCGGGCTCTGCACGTCGGCCCGTACTCGTTCGTCAACACCGAGTGCGTGCTCGACCTGCAGGAGTCGATCACGATCGGGTCGAACGTGCACCTGGCGCATCGGGTCATGCTGCTGACCGTCAGCCATGAAGCGGGCGGCCCGCAACGACGGGCCGGTGATCTCGCGGCCCGCCCGATCGTCGTCGAGGACGGCTGCTGGCTCGGCGCATCCGTCGTGGTCCTGCCGGGGGTGCGGATCGCGCGGGGATGCATCGTCGCGGCCGGCGCGGTCGTCGTGGCCGACACCGAGCCGGACGGCTTGTACGCGGGAGTCCCAGCCGCTCGCGTGCGGGAGCTGTCGACCGCCTGA
- a CDS encoding low affinity iron permease family protein, with protein MTPNSDNTRLPGSRLLHRIDQLASRPAIAVAVVVADGLWVIYSSVIGFPNRLETVFQTLVAALTLAMVFVIQHTQSRQQVATQRKLDEILHALPRASNRLIALEDGSDEALGTAQQAHRELRRQAVRTSHPDTEDSGAAPN; from the coding sequence ATGACCCCGAACAGTGACAACACCCGACTGCCCGGTAGCCGGTTGCTGCACCGCATCGACCAGCTCGCCTCCCGTCCCGCGATTGCCGTAGCCGTTGTCGTCGCGGACGGGCTGTGGGTGATCTACAGCTCGGTGATCGGGTTCCCGAACCGCCTCGAGACGGTGTTCCAGACACTGGTGGCCGCGCTGACCCTGGCGATGGTGTTCGTGATCCAGCACACGCAGTCTCGGCAGCAAGTCGCCACTCAGCGCAAGCTCGACGAGATCCTGCACGCCCTTCCCCGGGCCAGCAACCGTCTGATCGCGCTGGAGGACGGCTCGGACGAGGCGCTCGGCACGGCCCAGCAAGCCCACCGCGAGCTGCGGCGCCAGGCGGTACGGACTTCGCACCCGGACACCGAGGATTCCGGCGCCGCCCCGAACTGA
- a CDS encoding TetR/AcrR family transcriptional regulator: protein MDAASVSPDDATSAQPAPTRGTPGRSLDSTKDPLIHDAAIELIAELGYERVSMEAIAARAQASKATLYRRWPSKAELVADAMKCRMATDEVLPDTGDVREDLLSGLRRMTKDMAAHDVALTVGLMNAMRSDPELARVIRERMFDVKHAAVQAWLRRAIERGQLPRTADVELFQEVAPAMVFMRLMVTGQPVDEVFIRRIVDDVLLPLLFRNPTDPRMPEENPIVNGHPHEL from the coding sequence GTGGATGCCGCCTCCGTTTCTCCCGATGATGCCACATCGGCGCAGCCAGCGCCGACGCGTGGCACGCCGGGCCGCAGCCTGGACAGCACGAAGGACCCGCTGATCCACGACGCGGCGATCGAGCTGATCGCCGAGCTCGGTTACGAACGCGTCAGTATGGAGGCCATCGCCGCCAGGGCCCAGGCCTCGAAAGCGACTCTGTACCGTCGCTGGCCGTCCAAGGCCGAACTCGTGGCGGACGCGATGAAGTGCCGAATGGCCACCGATGAAGTCCTCCCCGACACCGGCGATGTCCGGGAGGACCTGCTCAGTGGCTTGCGCCGGATGACCAAGGACATGGCCGCGCACGACGTCGCCCTGACCGTGGGTCTGATGAACGCCATGCGCAGCGATCCGGAACTGGCGCGGGTGATTCGCGAACGGATGTTCGACGTCAAGCATGCCGCCGTGCAGGCGTGGCTGCGGCGCGCGATCGAGCGGGGACAGCTGCCCCGCACGGCCGACGTCGAGCTGTTCCAGGAAGTGGCGCCGGCCATGGTCTTCATGCGGCTGATGGTGACCGGCCAGCCGGTCGACGAGGTCTTCATCCGCCGCATCGTCGACGACGTGCTGTTGCCGCTGTTGTTCAGAAACCCCACCGACCCCCGAATGCCCGAAGAAAACCCGATAGTGAACGGACACCCTCATGAACTCTGA
- a CDS encoding MFS transporter, with translation MNSELELDPPLAVAQDGASTAPDPKRWIALAIIAVSQLMVVLDASIVNIALPKAQTALGISDVDRQWVVTAYTLAFGGLLLLGGRIADFVGRKRMFLVGLAGFAAASALGGIAQNAAMLFGARALQGAFAALLAPAALSLITVTFTETKERAQAFAVYGAISGGGAAIGLIVGGVLTEYASWRWCLGVNVPIAALAAVGAIYYVHESKAHGDTKYDIPGAVLVTGGLVSLVYGFTEAAKTGVGWLSGSTLFFLGLAVVMLVGFVAVEARSQNPLLPLRIVLDRNRGGSYLASLLVGAGLFAMFLFLTYYFQVNLGYSPLKSGLAFLPFSGGIIVTAGLVSNLLPRTGPKPLMVLGSIMAAVGLLLFTSISDTSSWLTHVLPGELLMSVGLALVFVPLASLSLMGVGDHDAGVASAMLNTSQQIGGSLGTALLNTFYASAVTAYLASHVRTRSDLRTQTPLALIHGYHVAFWIGVGLLAAASVAIIVLINARRDDLPAEGAVAVAA, from the coding sequence ATGAACTCTGAGTTGGAACTCGATCCGCCCCTCGCGGTGGCGCAGGACGGGGCCTCGACGGCACCGGATCCGAAACGTTGGATCGCCCTGGCCATCATCGCGGTATCGCAATTGATGGTCGTGCTTGATGCATCGATCGTGAACATCGCTCTTCCGAAAGCCCAAACGGCGCTGGGCATCTCCGACGTCGATCGCCAGTGGGTCGTGACGGCCTACACGCTCGCCTTCGGTGGCCTGCTGCTGCTCGGTGGCCGGATCGCCGATTTCGTCGGCCGCAAGAGGATGTTCCTCGTCGGGCTGGCCGGTTTCGCAGCCGCCTCCGCGCTCGGTGGAATCGCGCAGAACGCGGCCATGTTGTTCGGCGCGCGAGCCCTTCAAGGTGCGTTTGCGGCTCTGCTCGCCCCCGCGGCGCTGTCGCTGATCACCGTGACCTTCACCGAGACGAAGGAGCGCGCCCAGGCTTTCGCGGTGTACGGCGCAATCTCCGGTGGTGGCGCGGCAATCGGCCTGATCGTCGGCGGCGTGCTGACCGAGTACGCCTCGTGGCGCTGGTGCCTCGGCGTGAACGTGCCGATCGCGGCGCTGGCGGCAGTGGGCGCGATCTACTACGTCCACGAGAGCAAGGCGCACGGAGACACGAAGTACGACATCCCCGGCGCGGTGCTGGTGACCGGCGGCCTGGTCAGCCTGGTCTACGGCTTCACCGAGGCGGCCAAGACCGGCGTGGGCTGGCTGTCGGGATCGACCCTGTTCTTCCTCGGCCTGGCCGTGGTGATGCTGGTCGGCTTCGTCGCGGTCGAGGCGCGTTCGCAGAATCCCCTGCTGCCGTTGCGGATCGTGCTCGACCGCAACCGCGGCGGCTCGTACCTGGCCTCGCTGCTCGTCGGCGCCGGACTGTTCGCGATGTTCCTGTTCCTGACCTACTACTTCCAGGTCAACCTGGGTTACAGCCCGCTGAAGTCGGGCCTGGCGTTCCTGCCGTTCAGCGGCGGAATCATCGTGACCGCCGGGCTGGTCTCCAACCTGCTGCCTCGAACGGGACCGAAGCCGCTCATGGTGCTCGGATCAATCATGGCTGCGGTTGGCCTGCTGCTGTTCACCTCGATCAGTGACACGTCGAGTTGGCTCACCCACGTGCTGCCCGGCGAGCTGCTGATGTCCGTGGGCCTGGCGCTGGTGTTCGTGCCTCTTGCGAGCCTGTCGCTGATGGGCGTCGGCGATCACGACGCCGGGGTCGCGAGCGCGATGCTCAACACCAGTCAGCAGATCGGCGGCTCGTTGGGCACGGCCCTGCTGAACACCTTCTACGCCAGCGCGGTGACGGCCTATCTGGCCAGTCACGTGCGGACCCGGTCGGATCTGAGGACCCAGACGCCACTGGCCCTGATCCACGGCTATCACGTGGCGTTCTGGATCGGTGTCGGACTGCTCGCCGCCGCCAGCGTCGCGATCATCGTGTTGATCAACGCACGCCGGGATGACCTGCCCGCCGAGGGTGCGGTCGCCGTCGCGGCGTAA
- a CDS encoding lysophospholipid acyltransferase family protein — protein sequence MLYRATELIGYPAVRAYFRPEVTGAERVPRAGAVIIAANHLSASDEVFTPVAARRQVAYFAKAEYFNQPGLRGRFVARAFREFGHVPVDRSDTHAAASTIKTGVELLGEGKALGIYPEGTRSPDGHLHKFRTGVARLALRSGAPVIPVGIVGTDRVLIPGDRRWHRQPIAVHFGEPLDFSGRAEDERSSPILREVTEAVRAAIQTLSGQHYVDSYASSAKPGD from the coding sequence ATGTTGTACCGAGCTACCGAACTCATCGGCTACCCAGCGGTGCGGGCGTACTTCCGCCCCGAGGTGACCGGCGCCGAGCGCGTCCCGAGGGCGGGTGCGGTGATCATCGCCGCGAACCATCTCTCGGCCTCGGATGAGGTCTTCACCCCCGTCGCCGCACGACGTCAGGTCGCCTACTTCGCCAAGGCGGAGTACTTCAACCAGCCCGGTTTGCGCGGCCGGTTCGTGGCTCGGGCGTTTCGCGAATTCGGCCATGTTCCGGTGGACCGGTCGGACACCCATGCGGCCGCCTCGACCATCAAGACCGGCGTCGAACTGCTCGGCGAGGGCAAGGCCCTGGGCATCTATCCCGAAGGCACCCGATCGCCGGACGGCCACCTGCACAAGTTCCGTACCGGGGTGGCCAGGCTGGCCCTCAGATCGGGAGCGCCGGTGATACCAGTGGGCATCGTCGGCACCGACCGGGTGCTCATCCCGGGCGACCGCCGCTGGCACCGGCAACCCATCGCCGTGCATTTCGGTGAGCCGCTGGACTTCTCCGGACGGGCCGAGGACGAGCGGTCTTCCCCGATTTTGCGGGAGGTAACCGAAGCGGTCCGGGCCGCGATCCAGACCCTGTCGGGTCAGCATTACGTCGACAGCTACGCCAGCTCGGCCAAGCCCGGCGACTGA
- a CDS encoding G1 family glutamic endopeptidase produces MAANRTPARTRQSSKARAAERSTPVPQTLTAKGFQVRGFGPLPDTFDPMTASARQLAAQRLPRRPDANKEPQLRELWERAMGRTKVWITPEFEHREHISHGPMRQEPAPKRRGAAAATGATAAAEQAVVSNATSTNWSGAAVFSPADKPYRFVGGQWTVPSPNTVDDGSYYASEWVGIDGWGSPDVLQAGTETEVTKLWIFRSTQVYAWWEWYPAGEVRIGNLPVSPGDVMYCLICADSTSHATVTFSNQSSGVGTRFDITAPSGTTLTGNVAEWIVERPSVNGSVASLTDYAACYFDECIAGGSLHVDNIGAASLITMTGTGGAALSEPVKENDHVVKVNWRKSS; encoded by the coding sequence ATGGCCGCGAACCGCACACCCGCCCGAACCCGCCAGTCGTCGAAGGCGCGCGCCGCCGAGCGCTCGACTCCGGTGCCACAGACCCTGACCGCCAAAGGTTTTCAGGTTCGCGGCTTCGGGCCGCTGCCCGACACCTTCGATCCGATGACGGCGTCCGCACGACAGCTGGCCGCCCAGCGACTGCCGCGCCGGCCGGACGCGAACAAGGAGCCGCAGCTACGCGAGCTGTGGGAGCGGGCGATGGGCCGGACCAAGGTCTGGATCACGCCTGAGTTCGAGCATCGGGAACACATCAGTCACGGTCCGATGCGGCAGGAACCGGCACCGAAGCGCCGGGGCGCCGCGGCAGCCACTGGGGCGACCGCCGCCGCCGAGCAGGCCGTCGTGTCCAACGCGACCTCGACGAACTGGTCCGGCGCCGCGGTCTTCTCCCCGGCTGACAAGCCCTACCGCTTCGTGGGCGGCCAATGGACCGTCCCGAGTCCCAACACCGTCGACGACGGCTCCTACTACGCCTCGGAGTGGGTGGGCATCGACGGCTGGGGCTCGCCGGACGTGCTGCAGGCCGGAACCGAAACGGAGGTCACCAAGCTCTGGATCTTCAGGTCGACCCAGGTCTACGCCTGGTGGGAGTGGTACCCCGCCGGCGAGGTCCGCATCGGGAATTTGCCCGTGTCACCGGGGGACGTGATGTACTGCCTGATCTGCGCCGACTCCACGTCGCACGCGACGGTCACCTTCAGCAATCAGTCCTCCGGTGTCGGCACTCGCTTCGACATCACAGCGCCCAGCGGGACGACACTCACCGGCAACGTCGCCGAATGGATCGTCGAGCGCCCTTCGGTGAACGGATCGGTGGCCAGCCTCACCGACTACGCGGCGTGCTACTTCGACGAGTGCATCGCCGGCGGCAGCCTCCACGTCGACAACATCGGCGCCGCATCGCTCATCACGATGACAGGCACCGGCGGAGCGGCGCTGTCCGAGCCGGTGAAGGAGAACGATCACGTCGTCAAGGTCAACTGGCGCAAGTCGAGCTGA
- a CDS encoding COG4280 domain-containing protein: MNAVALFVAVFLACTVEAVEATTIVLAAGTARDWRSALNGVVAGLVVLAGVVLALGPAVSHIPIGALRLFVGGLLLVFGLQWLRKAILRASGYKDLHDEALIYQRELQAAQAAPREHRAGIADWYAFTLSFKGVVLEGLEVAFIVLTFGSNQHNVPLASVAALSAVVVVAGAGFAARAPLARVPENTMKFAVGTMLTGFGTFWGAEGAGAGWPGSDAALLWLVPAIAALALGIVAVLRRTRAAQAAAPLTNRVEAVR, translated from the coding sequence ATGAATGCTGTTGCCCTGTTCGTCGCGGTGTTCCTCGCGTGCACCGTCGAGGCCGTCGAAGCGACGACGATCGTCCTGGCCGCCGGGACGGCGCGCGACTGGCGCTCGGCGCTCAACGGTGTCGTCGCCGGGCTGGTGGTCCTCGCCGGAGTCGTCCTGGCGCTGGGCCCTGCGGTGTCTCACATTCCGATCGGCGCCCTCCGGCTGTTCGTCGGTGGTCTGCTGCTCGTCTTCGGGCTGCAATGGCTGCGAAAGGCCATCCTGCGGGCCAGCGGCTACAAGGACCTGCACGACGAGGCCCTCATCTACCAGCGTGAGCTGCAAGCGGCGCAGGCCGCCCCCCGTGAACACCGCGCCGGCATCGCGGACTGGTACGCGTTCACGCTGTCGTTCAAGGGTGTCGTGCTGGAAGGCCTGGAGGTCGCCTTCATCGTGTTGACGTTCGGAAGCAATCAGCACAACGTGCCGCTGGCCTCCGTGGCCGCCTTGTCGGCTGTCGTCGTCGTCGCCGGGGCGGGCTTTGCGGCCCGAGCGCCGCTGGCCCGCGTTCCCGAGAACACCATGAAGTTCGCCGTGGGAACGATGCTGACCGGCTTCGGCACGTTCTGGGGCGCCGAAGGTGCTGGTGCCGGTTGGCCCGGGTCCGATGCCGCCCTGCTCTGGCTTGTCCCCGCGATTGCGGCTCTCGCCCTCGGCATCGTCGCGGTGCTCCGGCGTACCCGGGCCGCCCAGGCTGCCGCGCCCCTGACCAACCGAGTGGAGGCCGTTCGATGA
- a CDS encoding Chromate resistance protein ChrB, which yields MTQETAADAGTSATSPAEWLVLVYKIPSEPTRLRATVWRRLKGLGAIYLQNSAAALPFSQASERALLKLRHDILDMSGTALLLRSTMLAGQAEATAAFQAARDDEYEEILDKCQDFLAGIDKEFAAQHFSFAELEENEVDHTKLVNWLAKVRARDVLGSSGRAAAARAVHECEQALERYANRVYAEEPEGH from the coding sequence GTGACGCAAGAGACCGCGGCCGACGCCGGCACGAGCGCAACCTCACCGGCGGAGTGGCTGGTGCTCGTATACAAGATTCCTTCGGAACCGACGAGGTTGCGGGCGACAGTGTGGCGCCGGCTCAAGGGCCTCGGGGCGATCTACCTGCAGAACTCCGCCGCCGCGCTGCCGTTCAGCCAGGCCTCCGAGCGGGCTCTGTTGAAACTGCGGCACGACATTCTCGACATGTCCGGAACCGCGCTGTTGCTGCGCAGCACGATGCTCGCCGGACAGGCTGAGGCAACGGCTGCCTTCCAGGCCGCCCGCGATGACGAGTACGAGGAGATCCTCGACAAGTGCCAGGACTTTCTGGCCGGTATCGACAAGGAATTCGCCGCGCAACACTTCAGCTTCGCCGAGCTGGAAGAGAACGAGGTCGACCACACCAAGCTGGTCAATTGGCTGGCCAAAGTCCGGGCCCGTGACGTCCTCGGCTCTTCCGGACGGGCCGCCGCCGCGCGGGCCGTGCACGAGTGCGAGCAGGCCCTGGAGCGCTACGCCAACCGGGTCTACGCCGAGGAGCCGGAAGGCCACTGA
- a CDS encoding PspC domain-containing protein, which produces MGSIHDLFRRQGLTRQREGRILGGVFAGLGRRIGLEPWPARLLFILLLLVLPGTQLLIYPVLWLLMPLDESPKTMPAGPAPAWPAP; this is translated from the coding sequence ATGGGTTCCATCCACGACCTGTTCCGCCGGCAGGGCCTGACTCGCCAACGCGAGGGCCGCATTCTCGGTGGGGTGTTTGCCGGGCTCGGCCGGCGGATCGGTCTCGAGCCGTGGCCCGCTCGCCTGCTGTTCATCCTGCTGCTGCTGGTGTTGCCCGGCACGCAGCTGCTGATCTACCCGGTCCTCTGGCTGCTCATGCCATTGGACGAGAGCCCGAAGACCATGCCCGCCGGACCGGCGCCCGCGTGGCCCGCGCCGTGA
- a CDS encoding VOC family protein, whose protein sequence is MINVSYVQLWVHDQDDALEFYTKKVGMEVREDVTVPEMGNFRWLAVGPSHQPDLSIVLMAIPGPPIMDAETNKQVHELMAKGFAGTVFLTSDNLDKDYEELSSRGVDFVQKPEQQPYGKDSAFRDPSGNNIRVTQRS, encoded by the coding sequence ATGATCAACGTCAGCTACGTGCAGCTCTGGGTCCATGACCAGGACGACGCGCTCGAGTTCTACACCAAGAAGGTCGGCATGGAGGTCCGTGAGGACGTCACCGTTCCGGAGATGGGCAACTTCCGCTGGCTCGCCGTCGGACCCTCGCACCAGCCGGACCTCTCGATCGTGCTCATGGCCATCCCGGGACCGCCGATCATGGACGCCGAGACCAACAAGCAGGTTCACGAGCTGATGGCGAAGGGTTTCGCCGGAACCGTCTTCCTCACCAGCGACAACCTCGACAAGGACTACGAGGAGCTGTCCAGCCGTGGCGTCGACTTCGTCCAGAAGCCCGAACAACAGCCTTACGGCAAGGACTCGGCCTTCCGTGACCCGTCCGGCAACAACATCCGAGTCACCCAGCGGAGCTGA
- a CDS encoding helix-turn-helix transcriptional regulator — protein sequence MGRLPIARQLVRAKDLVDGRYFEPLTVEDMACAAGLSKAHFSREFRRAFGESPHAYMLTRRLERAASLLRATDMSIVDICFAVGWESLGSFTTSFTRIHQQSPAQYRASFPPAADQALIPACVLRAYGRPQNRTFREDAGIGR from the coding sequence ATGGGCAGGCTTCCGATCGCGCGGCAACTGGTCCGCGCCAAGGACCTGGTCGACGGCCGCTACTTCGAGCCCCTGACGGTCGAGGACATGGCCTGCGCCGCGGGACTGTCCAAAGCACACTTCAGCCGCGAATTCCGCCGCGCTTTCGGGGAATCACCGCACGCCTACATGCTGACCCGGCGCCTGGAACGGGCCGCGAGCCTGCTGCGGGCCACCGACATGAGCATCGTCGACATCTGCTTCGCCGTCGGCTGGGAGAGCCTGGGCTCGTTCACGACCAGCTTCACTCGAATCCATCAGCAATCGCCGGCCCAGTATCGGGCCTCGTTTCCGCCGGCGGCCGACCAGGCGCTCATTCCGGCCTGCGTGCTGCGCGCATACGGCCGTCCGCAGAACCGCACGTTTCGAGAAGACGCCGGGATCGGGCGCTGA
- a CDS encoding alpha/beta fold hydrolase, translating into MTRHVARAGRLDPYGLSEGWDDVAGRPVRTLSSGSSGDQPEVVFLPGLGAPGYLAPWAHQTARWTRATIVDLPGWRGGRARSCPPTLDGVAGALAGWLSATERRGVILIGHSTGAQAALRAALLAPERLAGLVLAGPTFDPDCRRVGALLRRTAATLIHEMPSEALAVTPSYVRSGIVGLLRFLRDGLGDRPEDAVGSVPVPLFVMTGQRDGFAPPQWAQLLARRASSDVRILPGAHNFCFPHPDLADAAVREFLTRRPAQDVSVAPAGAEVLPTLPPNPNSLPSGSR; encoded by the coding sequence ATGACCCGGCATGTCGCTCGCGCTGGTCGTTTGGATCCCTACGGACTGTCCGAGGGCTGGGACGACGTGGCGGGCCGTCCGGTCCGGACCCTCAGCTCGGGGTCGTCCGGCGACCAGCCTGAGGTCGTCTTCCTGCCGGGACTCGGGGCGCCGGGTTACCTCGCCCCCTGGGCCCACCAGACCGCGCGCTGGACCCGGGCGACCATCGTCGACCTGCCCGGCTGGCGGGGCGGGCGTGCCCGGTCCTGCCCGCCGACTCTGGACGGCGTCGCCGGGGCGCTGGCCGGATGGCTGAGCGCCACCGAGCGCCGCGGCGTGATCCTCATCGGCCACTCGACCGGGGCGCAGGCCGCGCTGAGAGCGGCCTTGCTCGCCCCGGAACGGTTGGCCGGTCTGGTCCTGGCCGGGCCCACTTTCGACCCGGACTGTCGCCGCGTCGGTGCGTTGCTGCGGCGCACGGCCGCCACCCTGATCCACGAGATGCCGAGCGAGGCGCTGGCGGTGACGCCGTCCTACGTCCGCAGCGGAATCGTGGGTTTGCTGCGGTTCCTGCGCGACGGGCTGGGCGATCGGCCTGAGGACGCCGTTGGATCGGTGCCGGTGCCCCTGTTCGTGATGACCGGTCAACGGGACGGTTTCGCTCCGCCGCAGTGGGCCCAACTGCTGGCCCGCCGGGCGAGCTCCGACGTGCGGATCCTGCCTGGCGCGCACAACTTCTGTTTCCCGCATCCGGACCTGGCCGACGCGGCCGTGCGGGAATTCCTCACGCGGCGCCCTGCTCAGGATGTTTCGGTGGCGCCTGCCGGGGCGGAGGTCCTGCCGACGTTGCCCCCGAATCCGAACTCGTTGCCGTCCGGGTCCCGGTAG
- a CDS encoding VOC family protein, protein MSVDLFAGIAVSDYPRAMAWYELLFGAAPSFFPNDREAVWEIAEHRYVYIETRPGDAGHAMHTLFVTDLTGWTTAISGRGLEAADQQDYSNGVRKVTYRDPDGNEFGFGGNVGRTSAPAGATETS, encoded by the coding sequence ATGTCTGTCGACCTCTTCGCCGGCATCGCCGTCAGCGACTACCCGCGCGCGATGGCCTGGTACGAGCTCCTGTTCGGGGCAGCGCCGAGCTTTTTCCCCAATGACCGCGAGGCGGTCTGGGAGATCGCCGAACACCGCTACGTCTACATCGAAACGCGGCCCGGAGATGCCGGCCACGCGATGCACACGCTGTTCGTCACCGATCTCACCGGTTGGACCACGGCAATCTCCGGCCGGGGTCTGGAGGCCGCGGACCAGCAGGACTACTCAAACGGCGTGCGCAAGGTGACCTACCGGGACCCGGACGGCAACGAGTTCGGATTCGGGGGCAACGTCGGCAGGACCTCCGCCCCGGCAGGCGCCACCGAAACATCCTGA
- a CDS encoding phosphoribosyltransferase family protein, with the protein MHPHSAPTVVLGPESRGSLLGALVAGHLGLGLVEVRKDPARSADSDRWLTAFTPPDYQDRTLLLGARRDHLLAGQRVLFVDDWIDTGGQAQAVRAIVGAAQAVWCGAAVIVDALQDSRLRRDLGVRSLMGIRDL; encoded by the coding sequence TTGCATCCTCATTCCGCGCCGACCGTGGTGCTGGGGCCGGAGTCTCGCGGCTCCCTGCTCGGCGCGCTGGTCGCCGGCCATCTCGGGTTGGGGCTGGTCGAAGTTCGCAAGGACCCCGCTCGGTCCGCAGACAGCGACCGGTGGCTGACTGCCTTCACTCCCCCTGACTATCAGGACCGCACGCTGCTTCTCGGGGCTCGCCGGGACCACCTGCTCGCCGGCCAGCGCGTGCTCTTCGTCGATGACTGGATCGACACCGGAGGGCAGGCGCAGGCGGTCAGGGCCATCGTCGGCGCGGCGCAAGCGGTGTGGTGCGGAGCGGCGGTCATCGTCGACGCGCTACAGGACAGCCGGCTCAGACGCGACCTCGGGGTCCGTTCGCTGATGGGTATCCGCGACCTCTGA